The following nucleotide sequence is from Populus nigra chromosome 15, ddPopNigr1.1, whole genome shotgun sequence.
TGTTCACTTCACAACCTTCAAGTGACTGACAGACAAAAACACTGAGACACTACTAGGTTCCAGGGACACGTATGAACAAAATTTCTAAATCAATACACTCGTAAATATTGtctggaaaaaaacaaaaagagatgcgaacaaaaacaatttaacagTTTGGGATTTGCTAAATGGTAAGAGGGCAGGTTGATCACGGAGGCAACGCTCAGAAGAGACACGTCATATGGCACATCAGATAGACTTCAAGATGTGAGACACTCGCGTGTACATTATTGACAAGCCAGCCCCTTAAtaaaccaacaaataaaaaaaaagtcaatcaaCTGTCTGTTGGGCCACTCAGCCAAGCCCGCACCACTAAGaacctgtttttcttttctttttctttttctttttctttttttttccttgtaatttcatcactttttttgaattttaataatttttatgatattttttaataaaatattatttaatcttCACTTAGTTTATGTATAAGATTCcataattgttttcttatattaGGAGATATTCTTTTTATGTAGCcttacttcattttttttctctttttaattttattggatcacttttttatgcatgttttattttttataattggttttaaaaaataatgttattaaatataatcaagtttattacttatttttcaAGATCATATATTTGTATCTACATTTATTTCTCAACTTTCTAATTTAgtcttaattaaatatcatttattttttacttgatttcacataaaattaatacatttttttgtagtatatgtaactttttataatattttttctttgatcatatttaattgttttaatatgtatgtctatttttattgattaaataaaaaaaatattctaagaaATAAAGTTATCAATCACAACCCAGTACATAATCTATATTGTGAGATCAAATATCAAgagttttttaatatggatgattatcaatttatttaattaaatacaatcataagcttttcaatttataattgaaaatttttttatatcaaaaaatacattaaaaaaaccttcatatttattatttttttgttcaaaaaattatCCAACCATGGGTTCAATAGCTTGTAAAAACTAATGGAAAAACACATTCAAGGACTCTTTATATTCCCATATATCTCTTTCTGTCATTCTTCTTCTCTTATCTTTCATTTTCTATCATCTACTcctcattttatttcttcttcttcaattcctCAGTAACTATTCCTCCATTATTTAAATACATCTTTACCCCCTTACAAAACCTCTTAACACACCTCAATAAAACATTCTCTTCAACccctttaaaaatatcttaaatctAAAAGGATAGTTCAACTGGTTAAATCCTAGATTTATTCCCTACAGATCATCAATTTAAGTACCATAAATCTCAgggttattaaaaatttatataattgttaacttcaaggtctcaagaaattaattgaaatacgCATAAACTAACTCAAATAATAAcggttatataaaaaaaaaatcctaatacaCCCACCAAacctctctaaaatatcatcaccatcaccacttTCTACCACCAAAACATCCTCCAAACCTTCTCCATATTTCATAGAAGATACACCATCATTTTCAAGATCCAACCACcctttaatattttctaaaagcTGATAAATCATATTCCTTCATCACGTTCTATTTCATAGAAGATACACCATCGttctaagaattttttaatctttataaaatatttatcaacatCCTTTAAAATCTCCTTTCATGTttaaaccttgattttttttttttaagtttattctcctctcttttttatctTATGGTTTGGAAGTGCTCAAATCATAGTCGAACCATGACAATTTCAGCGGTTCGAGACAGTCGAAGATttttaaagacaaaataaagatgaaaattaaaagaaaaatcccaaaataaatcaagtttcttccatccttcttttctctcctatTTGTCGCTCCTTTCAAGGTTGAATCCttgaaatttcttcaatttttattatgaaaatctCTTCCTAACACCCTTATATTTTCTATtcgaactttttttttgtgtgttttaaatGTGATTTCTAGAAGATTTCTAGCTTACTCTCTTagctctctttatatatatatatatatatatatatatatatatatatatatatatatatatgccgcCACTAATTAGGAATTTCTAGAGAATTGTTCACTTTTTCtagttatagatttttttatttgcatcttGCCCACTCATACTTTCTTTATGTGCACATTAGGCCCCTATGTGCtcttattttctatattaacccctcatattttttttaattttacattgacccaatattttctcttatttatacATTCATCCCATAAActcttatgtttgtttttgttttgtttttttaattgaatccctcttattaaataaactccttttttattcaattaatttgttgaatCTAACATTTCCATTCATCACTTGCACtcttaatatttaataactCCAAAACTTTTTATCCGAGAGTTTACACAATAATTTCCAACCAcaaatctatttaattttaataaaaaataatttctctcaCCATCTTTACCACTtgaatttttctctttctcctttctattgtactatttaattttaatatatgatcTTTATCTTAGGGTTTACAATTATTGcagttttatttcataaaaaaataaatcaatattacaactatttttcataaaaattcatcttaatattttatatttgtaataatCTAAatgtataatattaattttatttcattcaagtTAAACTTATCATTGAAAGTTGTTTTATCAACttataaaatctttatattagatttataatataaaattaaatttataacactaactaaatataaaaattaaaagatattgcatttgaataaaaacaatttagtttttttcctaactctattctttttaaaacattaaaatattatctgtTTCTAGATAATCTCTCATGTCTTTCATCTGAATCAACAGTTGCTGGGAACCACTCCTACGATTCTTttccaatcaaaataaatgtgctaaaaaaaattacatcttaCATGTTGAAGAGACGAGGATCCCaaggaaaagaataaaataaataaaaaaacaataaaaatttgtaGCCATGTAGGAAAGAAGGGAGTCGGCGGAAAGGGCATAATGGTCATTTCAGTTCCCCTCCAATCAGACTTTAACGCTTGTGCTTCTTTTGGCTACCTACCATGTCGCTGCTCCAggtaatttcaattatatatatatatatataagaaaactctcaaagtataataataataattaaaaaaaaggaaaaggaaaacaagggGCGTAGGATTAGTAGAAAAGACAGAGAGGAAGGGACATGGGAAGAGGCGATAAATGAAAAGACGAAAGAAGAAGACCCTTAACTACTTGTCGTTGTCCAAAAATCCTGAATTTTGGTAGTTGAAGTCTTCAACTATTGATCGATCTAAGAACCAACATCAcagttctctttcttttcacgGGCATCCATTTCTTTGATTGATTGGTTGATCGTAGTTTAGTATAGTTTCCCCTTCCGAAGAAGATGTTttattcttcacttttattGCTTAATTTCTGAAGCAGGCCAGGTCCGTCCAGCAATCCAACCTCTCCCCAGTAGCTTACATATGGATCCAAGTACAGTTTTACTTCCTGTCTTTGTTCTACTTGCTTCATACAACGAGAgtagaatctctctctctctctctctctaaaactaCACAACTGGGTGGGGGTTTGCTTATAATTATGAATTGAGATGGATGGAAGATGGGTATTGTTGTGTACTatgaatgatttgaaaaaaaaaaacttaggaaTAATAGGAATGGGAATGATGTTGTGATAAAATCAAAGGATTTTGTATATCTCATACTTAACTAATATGTTAATGTGCTTGTATGAAACGTCAGATTTTAACTGCTGACTTCCTCCTCCTGCTGTTGCAGATGCTTCCATTGACGAGAGAGATGGTTTCAGGAATGGCGTCGAGAAAGTCAAATCTGTCTCTGATAAGCACATTGATCTCCTCAGGCCATCTGCTCGATATTATGCAACATCTAAGGGTACTCTTCTTATTCAGACTTGATTTTAtggttctttatatatatatgttaatgagCAAAATGTATATATAACAGCTTATCATGTAAATCTCAATGGTTTGCTTGTTTCTGTCATGCACCATGTTTCTCTATAACGTTGATGAGCAAGTCTCTGCCCTCCCCTCTCCAGATGGGACGGAGCTAGAATGACACAAATTTCCTCCCATACGCTAAGAAATACTCATGGTTGAGCGTCAATGTTGATCAGAGCATTAATGtccctttgtttttattatatatatatatatatatatatatatatatatatatatatttggagaTTCAAATCCTTGACTATGAATCTGAAGCACTCTGATATTTTTGGAATTTACTTCTTTGTCATTAGATAGTATTCTCgcattttttaaacataaattattttaggaaCCAATTTTTATCTACCAACTATATCAGGGTTATTGAATCCTGCTGCCTTTTCGTTTTCCATCTcctgattgatttatttttttagtagccTTCAAATTGctttttgttttgtctttcGTTTATTGGAGCACTGTTGTATGTTTGATTGTGCACTTTATGGAATTATTTACCTCATCATATGACTTAATGTTTGATTCTgccattttgatttattttttacatcaaactGATGTTTGCACTATTAATTGCTTATCCAAACCGCTGAGAGACATTGTGCAGAACTGCTGATGGTAGGGCAAGTGACAGATGCGACAGATGGAGAAAAGGGAAAATATACGCTTGTTGGAGATCCTGAGGATTTTCAAGGGATTTATGACAAACCCCTTCCATGCTTTGGCTGTGGGATTGGATGGTTTTCGTTAGTATTCTTCAAACTACCGTCTCCCCTCATCGCCATTTCTCCTTTATGATGGTTATCTTTTTTGTTGCAGTTTTCTTTTGGGATTTGTGTTCCCGTTGATGTGGTATTATGGCACATTTCTTTACTTTGGAAATTACTACCGGAAGGATCCAAGGGAGCGGGCAGGCCTTGCCGCTGCTGCAATTGGGGTAAACTCTctctcaaaataattattttgtggcTAGTCAAGCAACAGTAGTCCGAGTCTGAACTGCATTTAGGAGATGATAATCAGATTCTCATCACTGACCTGATATGTTAAACAGTTACATTTATAGCAAACTTTTTTGGGGGCGTTGTCCTCATCAAACTTTGCCTTGTTGAATTTTTACACAATTTTGATCCTTGATTTTAATGCTATTCCTGGTACAGGCAATGTCGTTTTCTGTCGTGCTGCTGGTCATAATAGCTTATTGTTCTCTattttagacttggcaatccACTTCCAAGTAAGTTCCTATGGctttatacatttaaaaacagAACAGATTTCAGTCGCAAGAAATTGCATGCGCAATGTATAGATAAAATGTTCAGGCGGAAGAGCCCAAAGAATGTTGATACGAGATTGTTCCTTCACAGTTGGGGATTACCTTCACGGCTACATTGAAACATATACAAAATCCTAAACTTTCTTCCTCCATATGCTGGGCTAAAGTCCCAAGTGAAGAAAATCTTCAATTAGCATGAAATTTACTTGTAATATACCAGTGAAAATAGAGGCATTGTTTATATGCAATACATCTTGTGATTCGTGAAAAGGAACAATTTGGTTGTTGTTACGGGATGGTGCGTGTCCATTTCCTTTAAAACGTTAAATGGAGCATAATACCTCGCACTTTGATGTTACCCTACTTGGAAGGCTCAAAACTCGCAAGTTCTATCTTCCTAAGCTCTCCTGGGGATGCTGGAGAGGTGCCGGAGAGCTGAGGAGGGAATTTGGtacaatttgtttttggttttagatattttttaaattgtttttatacttgaaaaattattaaattgatttttttatgattttaatgcgatgatttgaaaaataaataaaaaaaatctaaaagaattattctaatatatttttaagtgaaacattattttaaaagtatttgtatgcttgaatttttaataatcataatcaCATGTTTATTATATTTACAACACAACCACCATTAGAGAGGTTGATGTCAGGTGATGATTTAATggtgtggttattttttaaaatatttttgtttaaaaatataataaaataatatattttgcagTTTCCTCATCTTCAGAACTACATTCCGTGTCATGCATAAGAAACCGAAATCTTAGATGTTAGCATGAGGACGATATTGGAGAAAGACTCATTGCATAGCCAATTAAAAGACGAGTGTGATAAAATTTATGCATTTGATCTTGAACTAGAAACGCAAGGAAAGATAATTTCAAGGATGCATACAGATTTCAAGGCTGATTTAATCAACTTCTTCCACTTTATCATCTTCTTGCTTAGAGCTAGAATCTACTGCATTGTAATTCATGACTCAATATTTTTTGTGCTTTAAAATAACCCAAACCCACAATAGAATAATTACCTAATTGAACATGAGCCCAAGGTGTCATGAATCTAGAAAATTACCAGACCAAATATACACAGGTTTAACCGTGAGTTGATCTCAAGTCACCATAATTTTAGCAAGTTATGAGACCCAATATTCTTTAATTCAGCCTTGAGTTGAGGTCAAGACACCGGGAGTCTGACAAATTGCTAGACCCAATATACTTGAATTCAGTCATGAGCCGAGCTAAAGGCACCATGGATCTGACATCTTGTCAAACCTAACATACTTGGGTTCAGCTATGAGCTGAGCCCAATGCACGTGGGTCTAGCAAGTTGCTAGACCCGGTATCCTTGGGCTTAGCCATTAGCCAAGCTTAATGTACCACAGGTCTAATGAACTACTAGATCTATCTTCCCTAGGTTTAACTATGCGCTAGACCCAATTGGTCTTAGAAATCCATGTTATGATCATAGGGTTCTATCTTAAGATTATTGACATTATCTATTCATGTCTGGAATAATCATCTCCCTACACTTTTAGTTGTATAAAAAGTCTCTTAAAGGcctattatattttcatctcattaatgcttagtaatatttatttctcattaatgatatgtaagATATCTTTATcccttattaattttatcaagaaAATGACTCTTTAATTCCTTTACTCCACAAAATGACAAGGTTTAGGGAGTATGAATACCCCCTGAACCACCTAGGTAAAGGGTTAACTTTTTCCAATCTCATATACCTTAATCCTTATAGCATTAATCAcacaacaacaagaacaaacatttttgttcttgtaatttaaagctctctcttttatttattatcattctcATTTAAAGTTACTAACTTTATAATCGAAAGGTCCCTAAATCCTACTGTAGGTACCAGGATTTCATCCATTGATTTTATACTTCCTGGGCCAAGGAGAAGGAAATATTAacattaagattttattaaccATTATTTAAGCACCAAATAACCTCATTCCTGAATGTATTGGATTTTGAGGCATCATCAGTTTACATCGTCTAtgagaacaaataaaaagtcATCAATAATTCTTTAGAACTGGTTTATTGATATTCCTACTCATCATTAATGACAGACAATTAAGACACTATTGAAATACGATGTGTAACAGATCTCCCTACCACAACAGATACTCCTGGCCAGCCAACCCTTCAACACCTTATTAACTAGATGCAACTCCTCACCCAAGCAgtgttgaaaaaacataaaaaagaagaagaaactttaCCTTAACAAGTCTTGGCACCACCTCAACAAGTTGTTGCATTAAGGTAATTGATCCTAACCCAGAAAAGATTCAAGCTATTCTTGACATGGCTCCTTGGTTAGTGAAGGTGGTTCAACACCTCAATGGGAGATTGGTTGCCCTCAATAGATTCATAGCTTGTCTAGGGGAGCGTATTCTATCTTTCTTCAAAACTTTGAGAAACATATCCAATTATGAGTGGACTCTATATTGTCAGAAGGCTTTTGAGGAGCTTAAAGTTCATTTTCACCCCTTAAGATATTGTCTAAGTCTAGGAAgagtgaattttgtttttttaatttggaagtGTCAGACTCAACAGTGAGTGATGTTTTGGTTAAAGAGTATAAGGGAATACAACGTCCAAATTATTACTCTAGCTGAACTCTTCAcaatgttgatatatatatatatatatatatatatatatatatatatatatatgaaagtggAGAAAATAACCCTTGTTGTGACGAGTGGCTTTGGGAACCCAAAACTAGGAGTAatcattttcggtttggtttttatcaaaaaatctaaccaaaccaaaattaaaaaaaaaacagaaccacaatcggttcaaaccgatcggtttcggttcggttttttaggacaaaaaccggttcaaactggttttggcttggttttttcggtctggttaggtttttttttccggtttgggttcgattcggtttggtttggtttttttggtttcaaacttataaaaccgaaactgaaccgaaccggtcggttttttcaaaattttaatcgatttttttcacggttcggtttttttggttatttttttttattttctcggtttaatcagttttttgatttttttgcttatCCCTAGCTAAAACCATACTTTCAAGCTTATTAATGTCGTAGTTTTGACAGATCAACCTTTATGATAGATCCTGCATAAACTAGAGATTCCTGGATGTCTACTTAGATGAGCTGTTGAATTGAGAGAGTTTGGACTTCAGTATAGACCTTAACTAGCTATAAAGGTCAAGTCTTGGCAGACTTCATTACTAAATGCTCTTTTGAAGGTCCTATGGATACATTTGGATCCCTATCTTTGATTATAACTTCATCAGCTGAACTAGAGGCTTTAGGAGAACAACCTTTGATGATGGCTCTTGCTATTCAAACTACATAAATAGGTTTCTATTGGCTAACCATACTCCATGATGCCACAAGTTTGGTGAAGAAATGTGATTAATGTTAAAAGTTTGCCTCAATCTTGCATTTGCCATCTACAGAGATGATCACCATAACCTCCCATTGGCTTTTTTCTTAATAGGGAATGGAAATCGTAGGTCCATTCCCTAAGGCCACGTGTAAAAGACAATTTGTCCTAGTAGCTATTGATTATTTCACTAGATAGGTTAAAGCAAAAGCCTTAGCAAATATTACCACTAACAAAGTGCTTACATTCTTTTAGAAGAATATTATATGTCGATTTGGATTTCTCAAAGTTTAGATAAATGATAATAAGATATAATTTGACAACAACAAGATGAGAGAGCATTGTTAAAGGCTTTGTGTTGATCGTAGGTTCTCCTTCGTGTCACATCCTTAAACCAATGGTCAAGTTGAACTGACTAGTAGAGTCTTATTTAATAgactcaagaaaaatataaaagaagccAACTTAGAATGAGCAAAACTATTAAATGAAATCTTATAGGCTTACAGAACAACTCAAAAGGCATCCACTAATGAAACCTATTTCTCCTCATGTATGAGACTAAAGCTATAATTCCATTAAAAATTGGATATCGAAGCCACCGAGTGGTTTAGTATACCATAAAAGGCAATGAACAAGATCTTAGAACTAATCtagatttctaaaaaaaaacacctcactCAACTGCTGCAATTAGAAATGAAACATATCAACTCAGAACTACATTGTATCATAATgccagggtaaaaaataaaagattcaaGTTTGAGGATTTGGTCCTAAGAAAGTTAAAGGCTACGGACAATAAATTAAGTTTGCCACCTAATTAATTAGACATCAtcaataattttagattttagcctataaaaggaggcatatACCATTCATTTAAATATCTTGGTTTTCACATCAAGATCCATGctcttactttttttctttgtatttttataatattcaagttttatttcatgttatattatcattaatatcttgtttatgcttatcatcttttttaattattatacttgGTCAATTTTTATCATagctatgttcttatcttgtttatttatgtctttttttttttaattatgtttagttaagtttatttttttcaaggtgAATAAGGTTaaactaatggtgtaagaataagtatagtataaactcaacatagactttcatttttaaattcaagaaagTTTGGTATTACTTATGTTGTAATTTTCGTCTTAATTGATCATAATACCCTCCTTGTTAAATGGAGAGTCTTAATTTGTGGTGTACAATCTTTGGCAcaacaaattattcattatttttatagccTACTACATAGAAAACCAATatttgtgctatgaaaggatcttgatttgttgttgacaTAAGTTGGTACCATGAATACTTGATAATATTTACAAATGTTTACGTTACtcaaataaagtaattaaagataattaatatgacatGTTAATGACTTAAAATGAgctattaatgataaatcatctaCTTCGaatctcctttgtgtgtggttcttaattgactaataaaaaaagttttgattataattatttgaaatattattagtggatcctctaaccttgataattgttttatctaTG
It contains:
- the LOC133673988 gene encoding uncharacterized protein LOC133673988 codes for the protein MDPNASIDERDGFRNGVEKVKSVSDKHIDLLRPSARYYATSKELLMVGQVTDATDGEKGKYTLVGDPEDFQGIYDKPLPCFGCGIGWFSFLLGFVFPLMWYYGTFLYFGNYYRKDPRERAGLAAAAIGAMSFSVVLLVIIAYCSLF